In Mustela nigripes isolate SB6536 chromosome 12, MUSNIG.SB6536, whole genome shotgun sequence, one DNA window encodes the following:
- the LOC132027688 gene encoding olfactory receptor 2L2-like, which yields METVNETLSTDFILLGLFPGMRHPGLLVSLVFLIYTMAITGNITLILLIWADPHLHTSMYFLLSQLSLIDLAFISSIVPKMLVNFFSGKRKISLIGCGTQIFFTLTLGIAECLLLTLMSYDRYVAICNPLKYPIIISHQVSQKMAIGSWMGGILASLAHTAYAMHFPLCGPRELHHFFCEVKAILKLSCEDISAYEKGVLVTSIVVVLLPVSFILTSYTLIFLQVLQINSREGKSKALATCSSHLTVVIFYYGPAMLIYMRPGSSHTPILNQGLFMFDTILTPMLNPLIYSLRNREVVGSIKKVLRKCPIQNRLPCFTY from the coding sequence ATGGAGACAGTAAATGAGACATTGAGCACAGACTTCATTCTCCTGGGCCTTTTTCCTGGGATGAGACATCCAGGACTCCTTGTCTCTCTTGTCTTCCTCATCTATACCATGGCTATCACAGGAAACATCACTCTGATCCTCCTCATCTGGGCAGATCCCCACCTCCACACCTCCATGTATTTCCTGCTTAGCCAGCTCTCTCTCATTGACCTAGCTTTCATCTCTAGCATAGTGCCAAAAATGCTTGTTAACTTTTTCTCAGGAAAAAGGAAGATTTCCCTGATTGGCTGTGGAACCCAGATATTCTTCACTTTGACTCTGGGGATTGCTGAGTGTCTACTCTTGACCCTCATGTcttatgaccgctatgtggctaTCTGCAATCCTCTTAAGTACCCAATTATTATcagccaccaggtgtcccagaaaatGGCCATTGGATCCTGGATGGGAGGGATTCTTGCATCTTTGGCCCACACAGCATATGCCATGCACTTTCCCCTCTGTGGCCCCCGGGAACTCCACCATTTTTTCTGTGAGGTCAAGGCCATCTTGAAGTTATCTTGTGAGGACATCTCAGCCTATGAGAAAGGAGTACTAGTGACCAGCATTGTTGTGGTTCTTCTCCCAGTAAGTTTCATCCTGACCTCCTACACCCTAATCTTCCTGCAGGTCCTGCAAATAAACTCCCGTGAGGGAAAGAGTAAGGCCCTGGCTACCTGTTCCTCCCATCTGACTGTGGTCATCTTTTACTACGGCCCAGCCATGCTGATATACATGAGGCCTGGATCCTCTCACACCCCCATACTGAACCAGGGTCTCTTTATGTTTGACACCATCCTCACTCCCATGCTGAACCCTCTTATCTACAGTCTAAGGAACAGGGAGGTTGTGGGCTCAATCAAGAAGGTACTGAGGAAATGTCCTATTCAGAATAGGCTTCCATGTTTCACTTACTAG
- the LOC132027689 gene encoding olfactory receptor 2V1-like, with the protein MDKRNESSNMDFILLGLFPGIKHINVLVSAILLIYTVAVTSNSILIFLIWVDSHLHTPMYFLLSQLALMDLTLISSTVPKMATDFFSGKRSISQVACGTQIFFFLTLGIAECILITLMAFDRYVAICNPLRYTLIMSQKVCLQMAFISWAGGALISLMHTAYAMHFPICGSREISHFLCEVMAILKLACEDISAYEKAVVMTSIVVLLIPLSFILSSYALIFLAVLRMNSVEGRNKALATCSSHLTVVSLYFGPAMLVYMRPTSYHSPKLDQVLFMLGAILTPMMNPLIYSLRNKEVVGALKNVLGRCLTSNYTTNVR; encoded by the coding sequence ATGGATAAAAGAAATGAGTCTTCAAATATGGACTTTATCCTCTTGGGTCTCTTCCCTGGTATAAAACATATCAATGTCCTTGTCTCTGCAATTCTTCTGATCTACACTGTGGCTGTAACCTCAAATTCCATCCTTATATTCCTGATTTGGGTGGATTCTCAcctccacacacccatgtacttTCTCCTCAGCCAACTGGCCCTTATGGATCTGACATTAATCTCTAGCACTGTACCAAAGATGGCAACTGACTTCTTCTCAGGGAAGAGAAGTATATCACAGGTGGCCTGTGGAACTCAGATCTTTTTCTTCCTGACTCTAGGAATTGCTGAGTGTATCCTCATCACCCTCATGGCTTTTGACCGTTATGTGGCCATTTGCAACCCTTTGAGATACACCCTGATCATGAGTCAGAAAGTGTGTCTGCAGATGGCTTTCATTTCCTGGGCTGGAGGTGCACTTATATCACTCATGCACACAGCATATGCTATGCATTTCCCCATCTGTGGTTCTAGAGAGATTTCCCATTTCCTCTGTGAGGTCATGGCCATCCTAAAATTGGCCTGTGAGGACATCTCTGCTTATGAGAAGGCTGTAGTGATGACGAGTATTGTGGTGCTCCTCATTCCTTTGTCCTTTATCCTGTCCTCTTATGCTCTCATCTTCCTTGCTGTCCTCCGCATGAACTCTGTGGAGGGCAGGAATAAAGCTCTGGCCACCTGTTCCTCCCACTTGACTGTGGTGAGCCTATACTTTGGTCCAGCCATGCTGGTCTACATGAGGCCTACTTCTTATCACAGTCCGAAGCTGGACCAGGTTCTCTTTATGCTTGGTGCCATCCTCACCCCCATGATGAACCCCCTCATATATAGTCTGAGGAACAAGGAGGTGGTGGGAGCTCTGAAAAACGTGTTGGGACGCTGCCTAACCTCAAATTACACCACAAATGTAAGATGA